Proteins encoded within one genomic window of Thermostichus vulcanus str. 'Rupite':
- a CDS encoding aromatic ring-hydroxylating oxygenase subunit alpha has translation MSERSSDSISQAPTATVDPMQDPLIRGDWHAVARRQDLETTPQPVPIRLLEEDLLLWNAEGEWCCWADRCVHRGTALSLGTVKESTLICPYHGWVFDAQGRCIHIPAHPEQTPPRRACIPTYAVQERYGLIWVCLTEPQQQIPPFPEWGDPSFRPLSSRGYRVRACGTRAIENFLDVSHFPFVHEGILGDPAHAGIPDYPVQITPEGVLAENVQVYQPDPYGTGVGERVSYTYRALRPLTAYLRKDSAEQCVAILLTVTPHSEQESTLWMLMAMNYAHDTPAQELLDWQEAIVLQDIPILESQRPVQLPLDPQQELHLASDQSAIVYRRWLKALGLRFGVLP, from the coding sequence ATGAGCGAACGATCTTCGGATTCCATCTCCCAAGCGCCAACCGCAACGGTGGATCCGATGCAGGATCCGCTGATCCGAGGGGATTGGCATGCGGTAGCACGGCGGCAGGATCTGGAAACCACCCCTCAGCCGGTGCCAATACGGCTGCTAGAAGAAGATCTGCTGCTCTGGAACGCGGAAGGGGAGTGGTGCTGTTGGGCGGATCGCTGCGTCCACCGCGGCACGGCCCTCTCCTTGGGCACCGTCAAAGAATCCACCCTGATCTGCCCTTACCACGGCTGGGTGTTCGATGCGCAGGGGCGGTGTATTCATATTCCCGCCCACCCGGAGCAAACGCCCCCCCGACGCGCCTGCATCCCCACCTATGCAGTACAGGAGCGCTATGGGTTGATCTGGGTCTGTTTGACCGAGCCGCAACAACAAATTCCCCCCTTCCCAGAGTGGGGGGATCCCAGCTTTCGCCCTTTGTCGTCCCGGGGGTATCGTGTTCGTGCCTGTGGAACCCGCGCCATTGAAAACTTCCTGGATGTCAGCCATTTTCCCTTTGTGCACGAGGGGATTTTGGGGGATCCGGCCCATGCCGGGATCCCGGACTATCCGGTGCAAATCACCCCAGAGGGGGTGCTGGCGGAAAACGTGCAGGTGTATCAGCCGGATCCCTATGGTACGGGGGTGGGGGAGAGGGTGTCTTATACCTATCGTGCTCTGCGCCCCCTAACCGCCTATTTGCGCAAAGATTCTGCCGAGCAGTGTGTGGCCATTTTGCTGACGGTCACTCCCCACTCGGAGCAGGAAAGCACCCTGTGGATGTTGATGGCCATGAACTACGCCCACGACACCCCAGCGCAGGAATTGCTGGACTGGCAGGAGGCGATTGTGTTGCAGGATATCCCGATTTTGGAGTCGCAACGGCCTGTGCAACTGCCCTTGGATCCGCAACAGGAGCTACACCTGGCCTCGGATCAATCCGCCATTGTGTATCGGCGCTGGCTGAAGGCATTGGGCTTACGGTTTGGAGTGCTTCCCTGA
- a CDS encoding BMP family protein, producing MSRLACFRSGCIQEWISRLALAAALLSLFALGRTAQAQSSSDISGMKLAIILGGTANDGSWNQVAADAGKALQAKGVEVAIVEQIPDPDVERVLRQYAEQDFDLIIGHSFNHQDAVFAVAEDFPEVNFSWGGAIGRVSENVSDYDQPFHEGAYLVGILAGELSQTGKLGALYGFEIPVCKAMGNALLAGAQLVNPEATLTDVAVGDWYDVGRAKEAALAQAETGVDFWIGCGQGPTWGSIEAAKEIEGFSTGYVGNMTELGPEVVVTNIVWNLEPTFEQMLKDTQAGTYAEQYYSLGVADDAVRLEFNPAFEDRISPETLALYEATLAKIQSGELEVPFQPN from the coding sequence ATGTCTAGGCTGGCTTGCTTTCGGTCGGGTTGTATTCAGGAATGGATTTCACGGTTAGCGCTGGCGGCGGCTCTGCTCAGCCTTTTTGCGTTGGGACGGACAGCCCAGGCGCAATCGAGTAGCGATATCAGCGGCATGAAGCTGGCAATCATCCTGGGAGGAACTGCCAACGACGGCTCCTGGAACCAGGTGGCTGCCGATGCAGGTAAAGCGCTGCAGGCCAAAGGGGTAGAGGTGGCGATTGTGGAGCAGATCCCGGATCCCGATGTGGAGCGGGTGTTGCGCCAGTACGCTGAGCAGGATTTTGACCTGATCATCGGCCATTCCTTTAACCATCAGGATGCTGTGTTTGCGGTGGCAGAAGACTTTCCAGAGGTGAACTTCTCTTGGGGTGGGGCGATTGGTCGGGTCAGCGAGAATGTCTCCGACTATGACCAGCCCTTTCATGAGGGGGCCTATCTGGTGGGGATCCTGGCAGGAGAACTGAGCCAAACCGGTAAGCTGGGAGCCCTCTACGGGTTTGAGATTCCGGTGTGTAAAGCGATGGGCAATGCCCTCTTGGCGGGGGCGCAGTTGGTCAACCCAGAGGCAACGCTCACGGATGTGGCGGTGGGGGATTGGTACGATGTCGGGCGGGCCAAGGAAGCCGCTTTAGCCCAAGCGGAAACCGGCGTGGATTTTTGGATTGGCTGCGGTCAAGGCCCCACCTGGGGATCCATCGAGGCAGCCAAGGAGATAGAAGGCTTTAGCACCGGCTATGTGGGCAACATGACGGAGCTGGGCCCGGAGGTGGTGGTGACCAATATCGTCTGGAACCTGGAGCCCACCTTTGAACAGATGTTGAAAGACACCCAAGCCGGTACCTACGCCGAGCAGTACTACTCGCTGGGGGTCGCAGACGATGCCGTGCGGCTAGAGTTTAACCCGGCCTTTGAAGACCGCATCAGCCCGGAAACCCTCGCCCTCTACGAAGCAACCCTGGCCAAGATCCAAAGTGGCGAATTGGAAGTGCCCTTCCAGCCCAATTAA